In a single window of the Phaeobacter sp. G2 genome:
- the rsmI gene encoding 16S rRNA (cytidine(1402)-2'-O)-methyltransferase: MNHQIVNLLPGLYFVATPLGTARDITLRALDVLASADLIAAEDTRSLRRLMEIHGVPLGERHVIAYHDHSGVGARGKLLAALAAGKSVAYASEAGMPLIADPGYGLSKAAAEAGHLVTSAPGATAVTTALALAGLPTDAFFFAGFLPNASGARRKRLEEVAAIPGTLAFYESPKRIAASVADMAEVLGNRPAALCRELTKKFEEVRRLPLADLAASLVDHPVKGEIVVLVDRASQVVVSDGDIESDLRAALVDNSVKDAAAIVSEAHEMPRRKVYQLALKLAKES, translated from the coding sequence GTGAATCATCAGATCGTCAATTTGTTGCCGGGACTGTATTTTGTGGCAACACCTCTGGGCACGGCGCGCGACATCACGCTGCGGGCGCTGGATGTGCTGGCCTCGGCAGATCTGATCGCCGCCGAAGACACCCGGTCACTGCGCCGTCTGATGGAAATCCACGGCGTGCCGCTGGGTGAGCGCCATGTCATTGCCTACCATGACCATAGCGGAGTGGGTGCACGCGGCAAATTGCTGGCCGCATTGGCGGCCGGAAAATCGGTTGCCTATGCCTCCGAAGCGGGCATGCCACTGATCGCCGATCCTGGATATGGCCTGTCCAAAGCCGCCGCGGAGGCGGGACATCTGGTGACGTCTGCGCCCGGAGCCACAGCTGTGACCACGGCGCTGGCGCTGGCGGGTCTGCCGACAGATGCGTTCTTTTTTGCGGGCTTTTTACCCAATGCCAGCGGGGCCCGGCGCAAACGGCTGGAAGAGGTCGCGGCGATTCCCGGCACTCTGGCCTTTTACGAATCCCCCAAACGGATCGCCGCCTCGGTTGCGGATATGGCGGAAGTACTGGGCAATCGCCCGGCGGCCCTGTGCCGCGAGCTGACCAAGAAATTCGAAGAGGTGCGGCGCCTGCCCTTGGCCGATCTGGCCGCCAGCCTGGTGGATCACCCGGTGAAGGGCGAAATTGTCGTGCTGGTGGATCGGGCCTCGCAGGTGGTCGTAAGCGACGGTGACATCGAAAGCGATCTGCGGGCCGCTCTGGTCGATAACTCGGTTAAAGATGCCGCCGCCATAGTCTCGGAGGCCCATGAAATGCCGCGTCGCAAGGTCTACCAGTTGGCGCTGAAACTGGCGAAAGAGAGCTAA
- the cobU gene encoding bifunctional adenosylcobinamide kinase/adenosylcobinamide-phosphate guanylyltransferase: MSAPVTFILGGAASGKSKFAEDLCFKSSKPKSYIATSQVFDDEMQAKVAAHLRQRGNDWTTYEEPLEAAKLLHQLPQDHICLLDCATMWLTNHLLAEHDLVAAQSELLEAIEACPAELVIVSNEVGLGIVPENALARRFREAQGRLNIALAARADAVVQVTAGLPLVLKGQL; encoded by the coding sequence TTGTCTGCACCTGTCACATTCATTCTGGGCGGCGCCGCGTCGGGAAAGTCGAAATTCGCCGAGGATTTGTGTTTTAAATCATCAAAACCAAAGTCTTACATTGCAACATCACAAGTGTTTGATGATGAGATGCAAGCCAAGGTCGCGGCCCATTTACGACAACGCGGCAACGATTGGACCACCTATGAGGAACCTCTGGAAGCCGCCAAGCTGTTGCATCAGCTGCCCCAGGATCACATCTGCCTGCTGGACTGCGCCACCATGTGGCTGACCAACCACCTGTTGGCTGAGCACGATCTGGTAGCGGCCCAGTCAGAGCTGTTGGAGGCCATCGAGGCCTGCCCGGCAGAGCTGGTGATTGTCTCAAATGAGGTTGGTCTTGGCATTGTGCCGGAAAATGCCCTGGCGCGTCGGTTCCGCGAGGCTCAGGGGCGGCTCAACATTGCGCTGGCGGCGCGCGCCGATGCGGTGGTGCAGGTCACCGCTGGGCTGCCACTGGTTTTGAAAGGTCAGCTATGA
- a CDS encoding histidine phosphatase family protein, whose amino-acid sequence MTSRLFLVRHGPTHAKTMVGWSDLPADLSDTAALSRLEAALPPEALVVSSDLIRAVETATAVQGNRQRLPHMPALREIHFGDWELRSWKEIDAEDPSRIRAYWETPGDTTPPGGESWNEVCARVNDAIDSLLATHAGRDLVVVGHFGQILTQIQRAAGLSAEAAFSHRIDNLSVSELFYGPEGWRSGALNQLI is encoded by the coding sequence ATGACATCGCGCCTGTTTCTTGTCCGCCATGGTCCCACCCATGCCAAAACCATGGTTGGCTGGTCTGATCTGCCCGCAGATCTTTCGGATACTGCTGCCCTGTCGCGGCTTGAAGCGGCATTACCGCCCGAGGCTCTGGTAGTCTCCTCCGATCTGATCCGCGCGGTTGAAACCGCAACGGCAGTGCAAGGCAACCGCCAGCGCCTGCCCCATATGCCAGCCCTGCGCGAAATCCATTTTGGCGACTGGGAGCTGCGCAGCTGGAAAGAGATCGACGCCGAAGACCCCAGCCGCATTCGGGCCTATTGGGAGACCCCCGGCGACACCACCCCTCCCGGAGGGGAAAGCTGGAATGAAGTCTGTGCCCGGGTCAACGATGCCATTGACAGCCTGCTCGCCACCCATGCCGGGCGTGATCTGGTGGTGGTCGGCCATTTTGGCCAGATCCTGACGCAGATTCAGCGGGCTGCAGGCCTCAGCGCAGAGGCGGCTTTCTCGCACCGTATTGACAACCTGTCGGTTAGTGAGCTGTTCTATGGACCAGAGGGCTGGCGCAGCGGTGCGCTCAACCAGCTTATCTAA
- a CDS encoding YraN family protein yields the protein MPKPPASTGLRAHLAGAAAEDQAARAYEALGYALVEQRWRGAAGEIDLILRRGALLVFAEVKTGPSYAAALARITPRQMRRVQASAALFLDQQPEGALSEARIDVVLVFGTGEVEILENAYGQG from the coding sequence ATGCCCAAGCCGCCTGCCTCTACCGGATTGCGCGCGCATCTTGCGGGGGCTGCGGCAGAGGACCAGGCGGCGCGCGCCTATGAGGCGCTGGGTTATGCGCTGGTTGAACAGCGCTGGCGCGGGGCCGCCGGAGAGATCGACCTGATCCTGCGCAGGGGCGCGCTGCTGGTCTTTGCCGAGGTCAAGACCGGCCCCAGCTATGCGGCGGCACTTGCGAGAATCACGCCCCGGCAAATGCGTCGGGTGCAGGCCTCAGCCGCCTTGTTTCTGGATCAGCAACCTGAGGGCGCCTTGAGCGAGGCGCGCATTGATGTGGTGCTGGTCTTTGGCACAGGCGAGGTCGAGATCCTGGAAAACGCCTATGGTCAGGGCTGA
- a CDS encoding ChaN family lipoprotein, with product MRISAAAVLTIGLATGLATSIGLTSAVRAEATAPGLQAQTVAQVADVLAGADVIILGEVHDNKRHHQVQAELVAALQPRAVVWEMITQEQAEALTPQILQNPAETARVLDWEASGWPGFGLYAPVFKRAARAMQFGALVPRAQSKEALQVGVANHFGAQAQQFGLDQPLPVAEQATREAEQMANHCNALPDHVLPMLVDVQRLRDASLAAAAKRALEQTGGPVVVITGNGHARLDRGLAVYLQRALPGVVIRALGQMEEGAIQGQFDVVLSAPAVQRPDPCLGFAKSD from the coding sequence GTGCGGATCAGCGCCGCAGCGGTTCTGACAATTGGTCTCGCCACAGGTCTCGCGACCAGTATTGGTCTGACATCAGCTGTTCGGGCTGAGGCGACGGCGCCTGGGCTTCAGGCGCAGACGGTGGCGCAGGTCGCTGATGTTCTGGCCGGGGCGGATGTCATCATTCTGGGCGAGGTGCATGACAACAAAAGGCATCATCAGGTGCAGGCCGAATTGGTCGCAGCACTACAGCCCAGAGCCGTAGTCTGGGAGATGATCACTCAGGAACAGGCCGAGGCGCTGACACCGCAGATCCTGCAAAACCCAGCAGAGACCGCGCGGGTGTTGGACTGGGAGGCTTCAGGCTGGCCTGGTTTTGGCCTCTATGCACCGGTGTTCAAGCGGGCGGCGCGGGCGATGCAGTTCGGCGCCTTGGTTCCGCGCGCGCAATCCAAGGAGGCCCTGCAGGTTGGGGTCGCCAACCATTTTGGCGCGCAGGCGCAGCAGTTTGGGCTGGATCAGCCGTTGCCCGTGGCGGAGCAGGCTACGCGGGAAGCGGAGCAGATGGCCAATCATTGCAATGCCTTGCCGGACCATGTCCTGCCTATGCTGGTGGATGTGCAGCGGCTGCGGGATGCCAGTCTTGCTGCCGCGGCAAAACGGGCGCTGGAGCAGACCGGCGGCCCGGTGGTGGTGATCACCGGCAATGGCCATGCGCGGCTGGATCGTGGCCTCGCGGTCTATCTGCAACGCGCGCTTCCTGGTGTGGTGATCCGGGCCTTGGGGCAGATGGAAGAGGGGGCAATCCAGGGGCAATTTGATGTGGTGTTGTCGGCGCCGGCAGTGCAGCGCCCCGATCCCTGCCTGGGTTTTGCCAAATCCGATTAA
- the coaBC gene encoding bifunctional phosphopantothenoylcysteine decarboxylase/phosphopantothenate--cysteine ligase CoaBC — translation MLAGKKILLIIGGGIAAYKSLELIRRLQDQGASVTPVLTRAGEEFVTPLSVSALAGTAVHRDLFDLTAEAEMGHIQLSRSADLVVVAPATADLMAKMAQGLANDLASTLLLATDTKVLLAPAMNVRMWEHAATQRNIKTLRGDGVQFVGPNEGGMACGEFGSGRLAEPDEIVAAITAQLGANAPQGSLAGRRILVTSGPTHEPIDPVRYIANRSSGAQGTALARALRDQGAEVVFITGPAEIRPPEGVEVVAVQSALEMEAAVQAALPVDAGVFAAAVADWRVASASDRKLKKSKDGLPVLEFAENPDILKTVSRMAQGRPPLVVGFAAETNDVVENATAKRLRKGCDWIVANDVSPATGIMGGDENAVILISDQGAEEWPRMGKAEVATRLAARIATTLNSKS, via the coding sequence ATGCTGGCAGGAAAGAAAATTCTTCTGATCATTGGCGGCGGCATCGCGGCCTATAAATCACTGGAGCTGATCCGGCGCCTGCAGGATCAGGGTGCCAGCGTTACACCGGTTTTGACCCGCGCAGGTGAAGAATTTGTCACGCCCTTGTCGGTCTCCGCCCTGGCCGGGACAGCGGTGCATCGGGATCTATTTGACCTGACGGCTGAGGCCGAAATGGGCCATATCCAGCTGTCGCGCAGCGCGGATCTGGTGGTGGTCGCCCCTGCCACTGCGGATTTGATGGCAAAAATGGCCCAGGGTCTGGCCAATGATCTGGCCTCCACCCTGCTGTTGGCGACGGACACGAAGGTTTTGTTGGCGCCTGCGATGAATGTGCGCATGTGGGAGCATGCGGCAACCCAGCGCAATATCAAAACCCTGCGCGGCGACGGGGTGCAATTTGTCGGCCCCAATGAGGGCGGCATGGCCTGTGGTGAGTTTGGCTCAGGCCGGCTGGCGGAACCGGATGAAATCGTGGCTGCCATCACGGCGCAGCTGGGGGCGAATGCACCGCAGGGCAGCCTGGCCGGGCGTCGCATCCTGGTGACCTCTGGCCCGACCCATGAGCCCATTGATCCGGTGCGCTATATCGCCAATCGTTCCTCCGGGGCGCAGGGGACAGCGCTGGCCCGTGCTCTGCGCGATCAAGGCGCGGAAGTGGTGTTTATCACGGGCCCTGCAGAGATCCGGCCCCCCGAGGGGGTCGAGGTTGTGGCGGTGCAAAGCGCGCTTGAGATGGAGGCCGCAGTGCAGGCGGCCTTGCCGGTGGATGCAGGGGTCTTTGCGGCGGCTGTTGCCGACTGGCGTGTCGCCAGCGCCTCGGACCGCAAGCTGAAGAAATCAAAGGACGGCCTGCCGGTGCTGGAGTTCGCCGAGAACCCGGATATCCTAAAAACGGTGTCGCGGATGGCGCAGGGGCGGCCACCCCTGGTGGTTGGCTTTGCTGCCGAGACCAATGATGTGGTGGAGAACGCCACCGCCAAGCGCCTGCGCAAGGGCTGTGACTGGATTGTCGCCAATGACGTCTCGCCCGCTACGGGTATCATGGGCGGGGATGAGAACGCGGTGATCCTGATTTCCGATCAAGGCGCCGAGGAATGGCCGCGCATGGGCAAGGCAGAGGTTGCCACCCGGCTGGCCGCCCGTATTGCCACAACGCTCAACAGCAAAAGCTGA
- a CDS encoding penicillin-binding protein activator, giving the protein MFAVFKRARKATLSAIAAISTFALAACDPIAIGGGPTINTSKPVPVALLVPRGSAQSGDSVLAQSLENAARLAIADLQGVQIDLRIYDTAGDPTRAAAAATEAVNGGARIILGPVYAEAANAAGIAAARKGVNVLAFSNTTSIAGGNVFILGPTYDNTARRLTAYAKSQGKNNILIAGGNNASGLAGQAAIRNAAAQSGVNVSGSIGYELSQKGVINAIPQIRSATGSGGVDALFLTATTAGALPLLTQLLPEAGVKPTDVQYIGLTRWDVPAQTLALPGVQGSWFAMPDPGKARGFRDRYEATYGNAPHSIGGLAYDGIAAIGALVGAGKADALTAAALTQGAGFHGTGGIFRLRPDGTNDRGLAIATIQEQKVVIIDAAPSSFPGAGS; this is encoded by the coding sequence ATGTTTGCTGTTTTCAAGCGGGCCCGCAAGGCAACTTTGTCTGCAATCGCCGCGATTTCCACATTTGCACTGGCCGCCTGCGATCCGATTGCGATCGGCGGCGGACCCACAATCAATACGTCTAAACCCGTTCCCGTCGCGCTGCTGGTGCCGCGCGGTTCCGCCCAGTCTGGCGACTCGGTGCTGGCGCAAAGCCTGGAAAACGCTGCCCGTCTGGCGATCGCGGATCTGCAGGGCGTGCAGATTGACCTGCGCATCTATGACACGGCCGGCGATCCGACCCGTGCCGCCGCCGCCGCCACAGAGGCGGTGAATGGTGGCGCCCGGATCATTCTGGGCCCGGTTTATGCCGAAGCCGCCAATGCTGCTGGCATCGCCGCCGCCCGCAAGGGCGTCAATGTTCTGGCCTTTTCCAACACCACCTCGATCGCGGGCGGCAACGTCTTCATTCTGGGGCCAACCTATGACAACACCGCCCGCCGCCTGACCGCCTATGCCAAGTCCCAGGGCAAAAACAATATCCTGATTGCAGGCGGCAACAATGCCTCGGGGCTGGCAGGACAAGCTGCGATCCGCAACGCTGCGGCCCAGTCCGGTGTGAATGTTTCCGGCAGCATTGGCTACGAGCTGTCACAAAAAGGCGTCATCAACGCCATTCCACAAATCCGCTCTGCGACAGGCAGCGGCGGCGTGGATGCGCTGTTCTTGACCGCCACCACGGCCGGCGCCCTGCCACTGCTGACTCAATTGCTGCCCGAAGCCGGGGTCAAACCCACCGACGTGCAATACATTGGCCTGACCCGCTGGGATGTTCCCGCCCAGACCCTGGCGCTGCCGGGGGTTCAGGGCAGCTGGTTCGCCATGCCGGATCCCGGCAAGGCCCGTGGCTTCCGCGATCGCTACGAGGCGACCTATGGCAATGCGCCCCATTCCATTGGTGGGCTGGCTTATGATGGGATCGCCGCAATTGGCGCGCTGGTCGGCGCTGGCAAAGCGGATGCTCTGACAGCGGCAGCGCTGACACAGGGTGCAGGGTTCCACGGCACCGGCGGTATCTTCCGTCTGCGCCCTGATGGCACCAATGACCGCGGCCTGGCCATTGCAACGATTCAAGAACAGAAGGTAGTCATCATTGACGCAGCCCCCAGCAGCTTCCCCGGCGCAGGATCCTGA
- a CDS encoding alpha/beta hydrolase, whose protein sequence is MSWQRRAINTWMRYGLKPVLERAGHPDMARRSFECLAPVLSPALPLIRFQRRPGPVPLYLLSQGKCQPGRVILFLHGGAYLAGSARSYQGMLSRLSRASATEILVPDYRLLQQAPFPAAFDDALACWHHLRRSGYAARDILLAGDSAGGGLALSLFAHLLSEQEPKQERPAGLVAFSPWCDLTLSGASVQGNRHRDAIIPTARMQEAVDLYLGGAEPTDARASPLFADFPNPPPVLIQVGDGEVLRSDADRMAARLLAAGGEVHLKVWKDVPHVWQFLAGILPEGQAALEEAAVFVRTAFATASAE, encoded by the coding sequence ATGAGCTGGCAGCGCCGGGCCATCAATACATGGATGCGCTATGGGTTGAAGCCGGTGCTGGAGCGGGCTGGACACCCCGATATGGCGCGGCGCAGCTTTGAGTGCCTGGCACCTGTGCTCAGCCCGGCGCTGCCGCTGATCCGGTTTCAGCGCCGCCCGGGGCCTGTGCCGCTTTATTTGCTCTCGCAGGGCAAGTGCCAGCCGGGGCGGGTTATTCTGTTTCTGCATGGCGGTGCCTATCTGGCCGGCAGTGCGCGCAGCTATCAGGGGATGTTGTCGCGCCTGTCCCGTGCCTCTGCGACAGAGATCCTGGTCCCGGACTATCGTCTGCTGCAGCAAGCGCCGTTCCCCGCCGCCTTTGACGACGCGCTGGCCTGTTGGCACCATCTGCGCCGCAGCGGATATGCTGCCCGTGATATCCTATTGGCCGGTGATAGTGCTGGGGGCGGCCTGGCACTGTCCCTGTTTGCGCATCTTCTGTCGGAGCAGGAGCCAAAGCAGGAGCGCCCTGCCGGGCTGGTGGCGTTTTCGCCCTGGTGCGATCTAACCCTGAGCGGTGCCAGCGTTCAGGGCAACCGCCACCGGGATGCCATCATACCCACGGCACGGATGCAGGAGGCGGTTGATCTTTACCTGGGCGGTGCCGAACCGACAGATGCGCGGGCCTCACCATTGTTTGCCGATTTTCCAAACCCGCCGCCGGTGCTGATCCAGGTTGGCGATGGCGAAGTGCTGCGATCCGATGCGGATCGCATGGCTGCGCGGCTGCTGGCAGCAGGCGGTGAGGTGCATTTGAAGGTCTGGAAGGATGTGCCCCATGTCTGGCAGTTTTTGGCAGGCATCCTGCCCGAAGGCCAGGCGGCGCTGGAGGAGGCCGCAGTTTTTGTGCGTACAGCCTTTGCCACAGCCTCAGCTGAGTAA
- a CDS encoding glutathione S-transferase yields the protein MAYELYIGDRMYSSWSLRGWLMLEKFAIPHNIHLVGLYAGTMVQDMAHLAPARLVPALETDQGLVIGESLAMGETLAEHFPTAGLWPRAADQRATARWLVSEMVAGFAALRGDCPMQLSHVWQGFTPSKAVLADLARIEALFAHARKISGAPDGYLFGSYSLAEVFYTPVAARIIGYDLPVSAATRTYCELLLSDPAVLKWQSLARKVTYDPEPYLLDLERAAWPIG from the coding sequence ATGGCTTATGAACTTTATATTGGTGATCGCATGTATTCCAGTTGGTCGTTGCGCGGCTGGCTCATGCTCGAAAAATTTGCAATTCCGCATAACATCCATCTGGTGGGGCTCTACGCGGGCACCATGGTGCAGGATATGGCCCATCTGGCCCCTGCCCGCCTGGTCCCAGCGCTGGAAACCGATCAGGGGCTGGTGATTGGCGAGAGCCTGGCCATGGGGGAAACTCTGGCTGAACATTTCCCAACAGCCGGGCTTTGGCCCAGGGCTGCAGATCAACGCGCCACAGCGCGCTGGTTGGTGAGCGAAATGGTCGCCGGTTTTGCCGCTCTGCGTGGCGATTGTCCGATGCAGCTGTCCCATGTCTGGCAGGGATTCACCCCCTCCAAGGCGGTGCTGGCAGATCTTGCACGGATTGAGGCGCTTTTTGCCCATGCCCGCAAAATCTCTGGTGCGCCGGATGGCTATCTCTTTGGCAGCTACTCGCTGGCTGAGGTGTTCTACACCCCAGTGGCCGCGCGGATCATTGGCTATGACCTGCCGGTCTCTGCCGCGACGCGCACGTACTGCGAGCTGCTGCTGTCGGATCCGGCGGTTCTGAAATGGCAGAGCCTCGCACGGAAGGTCACCTACGATCCCGAACCCTACCTTCTGGATCTGGAGCGGGCGGCCTGGCCCATCGGCTAG
- the gshB gene encoding glutathione synthase: MKIAFQMDPIMGVDINADSSFRLAEEAQARGHELFFYLPDQLAYQEGKITARGQDMTVQRVAGTPAILGEMREVDLAEFDVIWLRQDPPFDMHYITLTHLLDRLKDDCLVVNDPFWVRNYPEKLLVLDFPDLTPPTAIARDLDTIKAFKAKHGDVILKPLYGNGGAGVFRLDANDRNLTSLHELFTGFSREPLIVQKFLPDVSNGDKRVILVDGEPVGAINRVPAAGETRSNMHVGGRPEKVGLTERDLEICAAIGPLLKEKGQIFVGIDVIGDYLTEINVTSPTGIQELERFDGVNIAEKIWQAIEAKIS, encoded by the coding sequence ATGAAAATTGCCTTCCAGATGGACCCGATTATGGGTGTGGACATCAACGCTGACAGCAGCTTTCGCCTGGCGGAAGAGGCCCAGGCGCGGGGCCATGAGCTGTTTTTCTACCTGCCCGATCAACTGGCCTATCAGGAGGGCAAGATCACCGCACGCGGCCAGGACATGACCGTGCAGCGGGTGGCTGGGACGCCCGCTATCTTGGGGGAGATGCGCGAAGTTGATCTGGCCGAGTTTGACGTGATCTGGCTGCGTCAGGATCCGCCTTTTGACATGCATTACATCACTTTGACGCATCTTCTGGACCGGCTGAAAGACGACTGCCTGGTGGTGAATGATCCCTTCTGGGTGCGTAACTATCCGGAAAAACTGCTGGTTCTGGACTTCCCCGACCTGACCCCGCCCACGGCCATTGCCCGGGATCTGGACACCATCAAGGCCTTCAAGGCCAAGCATGGCGATGTGATCTTGAAACCGCTTTATGGAAATGGCGGCGCCGGGGTGTTCCGGTTGGATGCCAATGACCGCAACCTGACCTCATTGCATGAGCTGTTCACCGGCTTTAGCCGCGAGCCACTGATCGTGCAGAAGTTCCTGCCCGATGTCAGCAATGGCGACAAACGGGTGATCCTGGTGGACGGCGAACCTGTCGGGGCGATCAACCGGGTGCCTGCGGCGGGCGAAACCCGCTCGAACATGCATGTGGGGGGACGCCCTGAAAAGGTCGGCCTGACCGAGCGCGATCTGGAAATTTGTGCCGCAATCGGGCCGCTGTTGAAAGAAAAGGGCCAGATCTTTGTCGGTATCGACGTGATTGGCGACTACCTGACCGAAATCAACGTGACCTCCCCCACCGGCATCCAGGAGTTGGAGCGCTTTGACGGGGTGAATATCGCCGAGAAGATCTGGCAGGCCATTGAGGCCAAAATCAGCTGA
- a CDS encoding YifB family Mg chelatase-like AAA ATPase: MISRANTVAFHGIDARPVEVQCSLVAGLPAFAIVGLPDKAVSEARERVRAAFASMSIALPAKRITVNLSPADLPKEGSHFDLPIALALLAAIGLIPPDAVAQTVALGELSLDGMLMPVTGALPAAMGAAATDRHLLCPKVSAAEAAWAGDALVIGAASLTEVVRHFTGEMPLAPARPGEMRSDPIRRDLRDIKGQEQAKRALEIAAAGRHHLLLVGPPGSGKSMLAARLPSILPPLTPAEALETAMIHSLCGLIDEGGINRSRPFREPHHTASMAAIVGGGRRAQPGEISLAHNGVLFLDELPEFNRAVLETLRQPLESGEVMIARANAHIRYPSRFMLVAAANPCKCGYLADAARACARAPGCGEDYLGRISGPMLDRFDLRIEVPPVAYTDLDLPAADEGSPEAAQRVAIAREIQTARYRDLPEVWLNADAEGAVLEQATALTDTSRQLLQRAAEQFGLSARGYHRVMRVARTIADLACCDQVERPHLAEALSFRLPLLS; the protein is encoded by the coding sequence ATGATCAGCCGTGCAAACACAGTTGCCTTTCACGGCATAGATGCACGCCCCGTCGAGGTGCAATGCTCCCTGGTGGCTGGCCTGCCTGCCTTTGCCATCGTCGGCCTGCCGGATAAGGCGGTATCAGAAGCCCGTGAACGGGTGCGCGCTGCCTTTGCTTCCATGTCGATTGCCCTGCCGGCCAAGCGGATAACGGTCAACCTGTCGCCTGCGGATCTACCCAAGGAAGGCAGCCATTTTGATCTTCCCATCGCCCTGGCGCTGCTCGCTGCCATTGGTCTCATCCCGCCGGACGCGGTGGCGCAAACCGTCGCCTTGGGAGAGCTGTCCCTGGATGGCATGCTGATGCCTGTCACCGGTGCCCTGCCCGCCGCAATGGGGGCCGCTGCCACCGACCGGCATCTGCTCTGCCCCAAAGTCTCGGCGGCGGAGGCCGCCTGGGCCGGTGATGCGCTGGTCATAGGCGCGGCCAGCCTGACCGAAGTGGTGCGCCATTTTACCGGCGAGATGCCGCTCGCCCCGGCCCGCCCCGGAGAGATGCGCAGCGATCCCATTCGGCGCGATCTGCGCGACATCAAGGGTCAGGAACAAGCCAAACGCGCCCTGGAAATCGCCGCCGCCGGACGCCATCACCTGCTGCTTGTCGGCCCGCCCGGCTCCGGGAAGTCCATGCTGGCGGCCCGGCTGCCCTCGATCCTGCCGCCGCTCACCCCAGCTGAGGCGCTGGAAACCGCGATGATCCACTCCCTCTGTGGCCTCATCGACGAAGGCGGCATCAATCGCAGCCGCCCCTTTCGTGAACCCCATCATACTGCCTCGATGGCAGCTATCGTTGGTGGCGGCAGGCGGGCGCAACCCGGTGAAATCAGCCTGGCCCACAACGGCGTGTTGTTTCTGGATGAATTGCCCGAGTTCAACCGCGCGGTGCTGGAAACCCTGCGCCAGCCGCTGGAGTCCGGCGAGGTGATGATTGCCAGGGCCAATGCCCATATCCGCTACCCCAGCCGGTTTATGCTGGTGGCGGCGGCCAACCCCTGCAAATGCGGCTATCTGGCCGATGCCGCCCGCGCCTGCGCCCGGGCACCGGGCTGTGGCGAGGACTATCTGGGGCGCATTTCCGGCCCAATGCTGGACCGATTTGACCTGCGTATCGAAGTGCCGCCCGTGGCCTATACAGATCTGGATCTGCCCGCCGCGGATGAGGGCTCCCCCGAAGCGGCGCAGCGGGTGGCCATCGCCCGTGAAATCCAGACGGCGCGCTATCGCGACCTGCCCGAGGTCTGGCTGAATGCGGATGCCGAAGGCGCGGTACTGGAGCAGGCCACCGCATTGACCGACACTAGCCGCCAGCTGTTGCAGCGCGCCGCTGAACAATTCGGCCTCTCGGCGCGTGGCTATCACCGGGTGATGCGCGTTGCCCGCACCATTGCCGACCTTGCCTGTTGTGACCAGGTTGAACGCCCACATCTGGCCGAGGCCCTGAGCTTTCGCCTGCCGTTACTCAGCTGA
- a CDS encoding RNA polymerase factor sigma-32, translating to MTLDHITENPLPKKAMKAELLDAETEKRLAHAWRDDGDVEALHRLINAYMRLAISMAVKFKRYGAPMNDLIQEAGLGLMKAADKFDPDRGVRFSTYAVWWIKASVQDYVMRNWSLVRTGSTSSQKSLFFNQRRVQAQLERQADTQGVRLDKHQLHQQIASEIGVPIRDVEMMDGRLSGNDFSLNAVQSSEPDGREWIEILEDDGAQAAELVERRHDRRKLRGWLVQAMQSLTGRERRIVIARKLRSPPRTLEDLGRELSLSKERVRQLEAAAFVKMRKTLDRRSGEVQNLLL from the coding sequence ATGACGCTTGACCATATCACCGAAAACCCATTGCCCAAAAAGGCGATGAAAGCAGAGCTGCTGGATGCAGAAACAGAGAAACGGCTGGCGCATGCCTGGCGTGATGACGGCGATGTCGAGGCGCTGCATCGGCTGATCAATGCCTATATGCGGCTGGCCATTTCGATGGCGGTGAAATTCAAACGCTACGGCGCGCCGATGAATGACCTGATACAGGAGGCTGGCCTGGGCCTGATGAAGGCCGCGGATAAGTTCGACCCGGATCGTGGCGTGCGGTTTTCGACCTATGCGGTCTGGTGGATCAAGGCCTCGGTGCAGGACTATGTGATGCGCAACTGGTCGTTGGTGCGCACGGGGTCCACTTCGTCGCAGAAATCGCTGTTCTTCAACCAGCGCCGGGTGCAGGCCCAGCTCGAACGACAGGCCGACACGCAGGGGGTGCGGCTGGACAAACATCAGCTGCATCAGCAAATTGCCTCTGAAATCGGGGTGCCTATCCGGGATGTTGAAATGATGGATGGCCGTTTGTCGGGCAATGATTTTTCGCTCAATGCGGTGCAGTCGAGCGAGCCTGATGGGCGCGAATGGATCGAGATCCTCGAGGATGACGGCGCTCAGGCCGCAGAGCTGGTCGAGAGGCGCCATGATCGTCGCAAGTTGCGCGGCTGGTTGGTGCAGGCGATGCAGAGCTTGACCGGCCGCGAGCGGCGGATCGTGATTGCGCGTAAACTACGCAGCCCGCCGCGCACGCTCGAGGACCTTGGGCGCGAGCTGAGCCTGTCCAAAGAGCGGGTGCGTCAGCTGGAGGCGGCGGCCTTTGTCAAAATGAGAAAAACGCTTGATCGTCGCTCAGGGGAAGTGCAAAACCTGCTTTTATGA